The region GCCTGATAGACCCGGCAGCAGTGGCACACCGGCACTTTGCGAGCCGCCGTAGGGTGGCTTGCGGAGGGTGTGAGGCACTCAGCTTTCGACCTCTATGCTCAGATCGAAACTATGCGCATATCGGTTTCTCGCATCGGCTCTCAGGCAGGCGTGGTGCGTTTCGCGGGGAAGTGGCCTTGTTCAGATAGGGACATAGTTTTTCGTCGGAGCGCCAGGCGGTCACGCTCCAGGATTTCGCTGCGTGCCGCATCTACCGCCCACCTCACAGCGGCACCCAATGCCAAGATATAGCCTGCAACACCTCGAACTCATTTTTGCGACCTGCTCGGATGCCATAACTATGCGCAGACTTCCTTGGCATTGAAGCCTCGCCGCCAGAGGGGCCAGCGTCATCAGCATTCACCCATCTGTGCATAGTTTCGACCTGAGCATAGGGGTCGCTATGGAGAGCTCTACATAGCGACCCAAAGCGGAAATCCATAAGGTCGAATTGAAAGTCCCAAAGCAGACCAACGCTTGCCTCACGGCTTCCCCTCTCAGACGACAAAAAATGCAAAAGTAGGCCATGTATGCCTGTGCTGAAATCAAATGCGATCTACATGTCTGACTTTGGTACTGCGTGCATCATCCTTTCTTGAGTTACCCCACTTCGAAGTTCCAGCATTACTTCCCAAGCATTTTTCAGGAGAGGATGCACAGTTCTATTGAGCACTCCCTGCGCATATGAATATTGTTCATCAAAAAGTTGGCGTCCTCGTGGTGTGTCGGCAAGAAATCGGAGCGACGACCAAGCAGGAAGAATGAGTCGCTCCAACGTGCCCGAAGGGAGAGAATTCGCGATAACCAGCCCGGCAGGATCAAAGTCAACAAATGCCCAGATTGGTTCGGATCTTGTATGGAGAAACAGAGAGACGTTGCCCGTTGAAAGATCCGTGTCACCGCGGTAGATGACCATCACGTTTTTGTTAAAAAAATTGATCCATGTATATTGCTCTAGATGTCGAAATGATTCAAGGTTTTCGACCAACATCAATCTATCGCAAGTGATGTGCCGACCGATTTCTGGCGTAACTACCAAATAGCTGCTGGGAGGCGTAATTAGTGGTGTGGAGCCCAGAAGACAATTCCCTAAGCACTTGATCGCAATCGATCCAGAATGTGGTGCGGCACTTAGAGACTTTTCTGAAAGTCCACCATATTTAGCTGAGTCTGCACGCATTGCCCTTGCACTCGGCTTTTTAACCGGAAGATCGTGAGCCTGCAGCAGTGACAAGGCCATACGGTGGTGTTCGGAGTGATATTCAATGAAGCGACCAACGTGCCGGCCCAAACTGAAGTGTTCGCAAAAATGCTTTGCGACCACACCAGCGGTGCGCTGGGTCGGGTGTTCTTCCACCAATCTCTGAAGAAATTGGATCTGGCGCGCGTCAAAAGACATCAGGCAGCCTCCTGTAATGGACGACGAGCAAGAACATCATGGAAAGACTCGTTGATGGGGAACGGGTCTAACTCCGTTTTGCTCAAGAACTCCAGCTGCACACCTCCAGCTTTGAGCTGCATGCTGGAAAAGACCAGCCACGCCTCATTGTCCAGTTCGGCGAGTTCATGGCGTACACCCTTCCAAGCAAGAAGTGAGATGGGCTCGCTAGAGCTTCGAATTGAATTGACCAACTCACGAAGCGCTCGCTGAATTGGGTCATCGGGCTCCGCTATCGCTTCTTCATCCTCCATCAGAATCTGCGGAGCTTCTTCGGGAGGCTGGGTTTTCGGGCTGGGCTTCTCCGGCAGCCGACTCACGGCAATGAGCAGGTTGTCCCAAACCACGGGATCGGTGTCGGTGACATCAGGCTGGAGCCTAAGCTCAATGGGCTGCGGCCGAAATAGTGATGGAGTCGCAGATTCATCCACTGCAAGATCCCATCCGTCAGCCGTCCTGTGCCGCGTTAGCCAGAGGGAGAAGCGAGACAAGCGTTTAAGACGAGTCTCCATCAGCTTGGCTTCAAAGAGTCGTTTGCTGATGACGGATTGCGCGTCTTTGATCTGCGATGTCCAGTTAAGGCATCGAGCTCCGAGACGCCGCGTCACCAATTGCCTGACGTCGGGCATGCCTGATGCGATCGCCTCCTCGGCGACACGTTCAGCAAAGGCGTCAACACCCTCTACATCACGTAGAAACTGAACTACTTGGCGAGCGTAATAGCGGTTCTGCCGAAGTTTGGAATTCAGGTCATCAACGTTGCCATATTGCGTCGAAAGTAACGAGTGCAACATGCTCAGGTTATGTTCAATAGAGTACGCAATCTCCACGATGGAGTCATCCAGTGCAGCGTACAACCGAAGCGCATCCCTGGTCGCACCGGTTGCCTTCAGCTGACGCAACTCTCGCCATTGCTCCTGCGCCTGCTGCATGGTTCCGAAAACCCGGCGCAGTGCCTGGAACGCGTGATAGCTAGAAAAATGGTCTGCTAAAAACTCTCGCAACCGCGGGTTCAGGCGATAAGAGTCTTCGTCATAGGGCTTGAGCACTCCAAGCCCAAACAGGGCCTCAACTGCAGCGTTGCGCTGGCGGTCGCCGCCATGCACCGATCCTTCAAAGGCCTCGGCTACGAGGTCTGAATGCTTAGAAAGCGCGGCAAGTAACTTTTGGACTTGATCGCCACTCTCTGTCATGAGGGGGCCCCGTCATCGGATTGGGCCAAATCGACGAGATCTGGTGCATCTTCTGCCTCCCGATCGTCGACTTCTGCATCCGGGATGACTTTGTTCTCATCCAGAAACTGGAGGACGGCATAAAGCTGTTCGATTTTCCCGGTAATCTGATAGGTGCCAGAGTCCTTGTTGACCAAGACCGCGTAGCCATCCTTGACCAGTTGTTCCAGCAGACGTCTCAAATTCTCATGGTTCGTATTACGCTGTGCTGCATTGCTGATGACACTGAGGAGCCCTTTGAGTTGCGTTTCCAGCATTGTTGAATGCGAGACCGCGCGCTCAAGTTCGTACAGCGCGATGTGCTCACCCGGACTCATGGTGAATCGCCCAACATCAGTCTGTCGAATGAAATCCAGAAGAAGTACCGCAGGGCCGTATTCATCCCGGAACTTCAACAGTTCATTCTTTACCTGGGTGATGTCCTTCTGTCCGATATAGGAAGGCGCCATAAAGAATGCGCCGCTATCACCCAAGCGTGCAAGACGCATATTCAAGGGCGAAAGCCAATTTGTGACCGCCTCTTGCTCTTCATCGTCTTCAAGAATTGCGTATTCGTCACGGTAGCGAATGGAGCAAATGTATTCGCCTGCAAGTAGCAGTTTCAAAACAGCGGCATTCATGGCAGGACCTCCGCATCAGGCGACGATGAACTTCCGTTTAAAACTGTTTCCAGTGGCCGGTACTCCCGTATGCGACCCCGGTCCTCAAACATGTACCGTTTGGCAAACATGGCCTGCTGGGCCGGACCAAGTTCGGGTGACGCCGTGACTACGTCAATGCGGTTGTCCTTGAGCCTTTGCATCAGTGCCTTGAAGTTTGTTGGGTCAAACTTGCCGACCTCGTCGGTGACCCAAGGCACATGTACCGGCTCGGACCCACGGATCGTGTTCAAAAGCGCGGTCATCAAGGTTATGAGAATCAACGAGGTCAAGCCTTCAGAAGAAATCTCCTGGAGCTCATTGGCACGACGAAACTCTTTCAGTCGTCCGTTGTCCACCACGCTACCTTTCAGCGTGATGTGCTGGGAAAGGTTTACTTCCACATTGCCGTCACTTCCCAGGACGCTCATGAAGTCACCCAGAGCGCGCGCTGTCTCGTCTGACGGCAGGTCGCGGGTGTAATCTTTGCCAAGTTCATTGGCATGCTGGCGAACGATGTCTTCCATTCGGCTCAGCTTTTTGTAAAAGCCAAGGTCCTCAAATTTCGTCACGATGTCCAGACGCAAATCCTTGACCCGTTCAAAACATTGAACGCCAGAAAGTCCTGCCTTCAGTCGATCATTGAAGTCGGAAACCTGCTTTTCGAAAGATTTGATGGCCTTATGAAAGGCTCCAATGTTGGCCAGCAGAGTCTTCAGCGTGAGATTCACGTCG is a window of Rhodoferax lithotrophicus DNA encoding:
- a CDS encoding condensin complex protein MksE, which translates into the protein MNAAVLKLLLAGEYICSIRYRDEYAILEDDEEQEAVTNWLSPLNMRLARLGDSGAFFMAPSYIGQKDITQVKNELLKFRDEYGPAVLLLDFIRQTDVGRFTMSPGEHIALYELERAVSHSTMLETQLKGLLSVISNAAQRNTNHENLRRLLEQLVKDGYAVLVNKDSGTYQITGKIEQLYAVLQFLDENKVIPDAEVDDREAEDAPDLVDLAQSDDGAPS
- a CDS encoding DUF7281 domain-containing protein, with the translated sequence MSFDARQIQFLQRLVEEHPTQRTAGVVAKHFCEHFSLGRHVGRFIEYHSEHHRMALSLLQAHDLPVKKPSARAMRADSAKYGGLSEKSLSAAPHSGSIAIKCLGNCLLGSTPLITPPSSYLVVTPEIGRHITCDRLMLVENLESFRHLEQYTWINFFNKNVMVIYRGDTDLSTGNVSLFLHTRSEPIWAFVDFDPAGLVIANSLPSGTLERLILPAWSSLRFLADTPRGRQLFDEQYSYAQGVLNRTVHPLLKNAWEVMLELRSGVTQERMMHAVPKSDM